One window of Desulfurispora thermophila DSM 16022 genomic DNA carries:
- a CDS encoding CBS domain-containing protein — translation MKVKDRMVRDVVTINANASIKEALTLMQKKGLRRLPVLENGRLVGVIVEHDIEKVLTRPGGYPETPVSWAMSYKYIFTAGPEDDIKTAARLMLDKKISCLPVVENGRLVGIITETDLLNAFIELCSAHGV, via the coding sequence ATGAAAGTAAAAGATAGAATGGTGCGCGATGTGGTGACCATAAACGCCAATGCTTCGATAAAAGAGGCCCTGACTTTGATGCAGAAAAAGGGGCTGCGCCGGCTGCCGGTACTGGAAAACGGCCGGCTGGTGGGCGTGATTGTGGAACACGACATTGAAAAAGTACTCACCCGCCCGGGCGGGTACCCGGAAACGCCGGTGAGCTGGGCCATGAGCTACAAATACATATTTACCGCCGGCCCGGAGGACGATATCAAAACCGCCGCCCGGCTGATGCTGGACAAAAAGATCAGCTGCCTGCCCGTGGTGGAGAACGGCCGGCTGGTGGGCATCATTACCGAAACCGACCTGCTCAATGCCTTTATTGAGCTGTGCTCGGCCCACGGGGTATAA